CTGCAAAATATGATGCAATTATGAATATAGTTCATAAATCCAACATTAACATGTTAAACAACAAGAACCCAACGTTTTTCTTGCTATTATTGACAATTATCTATTAAGTATTTTAAGTAAATTGAGAGCATATTATTAATTTAGGCATACATTCCTATGAGCGCTGTAGGAACGGCGGTCTCCAGTCAAAGTCAtctaagaaatatatatatggatgtatgtatgtgtatttATATTAGCCCTAACAACTAAAAATAATGCAAACTGACTTCATATATTAAGCAATTTTAATTGAAGCTTTTTTTGTTAAACTAAGAAGTTATACTTAACGCTAACAAGGGCAGGGGCTTTCTTCAGGGGCAGGCCGACGGTCCGATCTTTGAATCCGGGTAAggccaaactgaattttaatacaaaaaatacattacgtaattaaaaaatatttttttaatataaaaaacaaatttttcattggTTGGGGTGGAGCCATAGCCTAGGCGGACTCCCCCCTTCCCTACGCCCCTGAACAAGGGCGGCAATGGCCTCTCCTCCCCATGAAAAAGTTGACACCTAATAAAAAGGGGCTTCCGCATTAATGATACTTTGTGAATTTTTGGTGAACTTGAGGTGTATCTTTTAAGTGGTATATCTtttaagtgttttatgaatttatcccAAAAACCACGTACAAACTGACTCTAGCACTAAAAGTCTCCTTCCCGTCAACGTCTATCCATTGCATTGCCTGTCATACAAGTTGCACACAACATATATGCATCAAATCAAATGAAGGTGAGGACTtgcttttttgaaatttttacaaAGAAGTGgacattttaaacatttttacttttttacaattgttttttacatttaatgtttaaatttagaaattgattttttttttattaaagggCTAAAATGTTTGATTCTCTGTGTCCCCATTTCAAGGTAAACGAACGAGCTTGCACCGACCATGAGGCATTTTTCCATACCTTGTGCACTGCGAAAGAACATGTGAAACATGAAAAGGTCAAATAATTTGTAAAGCCCATAAAAAGTGAACGACAATTTTGGGGGCtgagaaaataatttataaCAAAACTTTCTCATGCATCGATCTCGGAAGGAATGAAGGCAATTATTCGGGTGAGTAAAGGGTATTAAACCCACCGTCCGAAAAAGGCTTGAAGGTCTTCCCATTCTCCCTGCCTCCGGGGTTCTGAGCTGCGttggtgtcagcgatagcaacaaTACACCCTTCAGCTTGGGTGTCatgccctaccgccttaagacacaggaacataacggCCACGAAAAGGAAACTAGAAACCTAGATCCCTAACACATTAATAGGATTCactttcacttttgtttttaatatctATGTACCAATCTTTCACAGcgttccctccctttctctcctgTCTGTTTGATTGATGGAACGGCACTTATGAGACCAGTCCCTACTCACACGCCAACTGCCCCACAACAAAAGAACCATCAGGGTCGGACCCATATCCCCAGCTTCAGGTCTAATATCTAATCTAATTGGATCCAAACCCCAGCTTTACGTATGCCTAAGATGGAAAAGTTTAGGATTTTGTGAAAGGACTTAAAATCcccaaaaaagttaaaaagtcaCTACATATTCGaacaaatgtttttaaaaaaaaggcataAAATGAATTATGTAAAAAGCGGCCCTGCTTGGAGtcatgcttcaaaattttggattttatggATTTCAGATCAACTTCGGATTTGAAATTAGATGCTATCAAACGGATTCGAAGGTCCGAAAGCTTGAAAAGTGGTACCAGAAGTCCACATTCTGCCGGCCCTTGGACAAGTAAGTCATGCACGGCAGTCTCTTTGACCTGACGAAGTCAGCGTTCAGCAGCTTCGACACGGCCTCCGCCTCCTTATTATTGCCGACATGGAACACGAGTCGCAGTCCTCGCAGCGTTTCCTCGCCGGGAACTTTGCCTGAGTTCCCCGGCGTTCGAGATGGATAACAGACCGGTTGGATTCTTCTTTGTGAACCTGTTCGTGTCTTTGGCATCCGTCGGTGTCGCCTCCGGCGCTCTGTCAACGCAGGAATTGAACGCTCTCGGTTCGCTGAGGAATCACTTGGCCGGCCTCCGCTCCCTATGGGGAACGTCGGAGAGCCCGTGCCACTGGACCGGAATCACTTGTGAGACCCTTCCTGATCCGATCAGTCAGACCACCCGGGTCACCCGGATCGTGCTGGAGTCGAAGCGGCTCCAAGGTGTTATCCCGCCGGAGATCGGAGGCCTGGCGGCGCTCAAGGTACTGTCGCTTCGCGGCAACGAGATCTCGGGCAGAATTCCGGCGGAAATTGGGGGGTGCCAGCAGCTCCAGGAGCTTAACCTGCGGGGAAACCTCCTCTCGGGCGAGGTGCCCCCCGAGCTCTCGTTGCTCCGGCGACTCAGCTCGCTCGACCTTTCGACGAACAGATTCTCGGGCGAGATCGCGTTTCTCGAGCGCCTCTCCGGCCTCGAGTTCCTTTCTCTCTCCAGAAATCGGTTCGTGGGAAAGATCCCTTCCCAATTGAGACACTTACCCAGGCTCCGGTGGGTCGATTTCTCAGGTAACGACCTCGAAGAGGAGGTCCCGCTCTCACTCTCACGCTCCACCGGAAAAAGGCTGCGTTTCTCCGGCAATTCCGCGCGTGGCATGCTCCCGTCTATTAGGTCCCGCAAGAATTTCTCGCCGAAGAGGTTCTTGTCCGCCGAGAACTTGTCCCCTGACTCGCCTCCATCCGCTCATCTCAATGGCTCGACCCGTTCGAGGAATAGCTCCTCGAGATCCAGTGCCCTATCTTCTTCCCCTGCTCCATCTCCACAGCCCCATCAGAATTCTGAGCATAAGCACAACCACAGATTCTGGATACTCGGGTTCGCCATCGGATGGCTGCTCGGAATGGTTTTCGGCGTCATCTTTTCCGTCATCGTCCGGATTATCGTGAAGATAATTCGAGGGAGAAACAAGCAGACCGGTCCCATAATTTACAGTCCCCTGATTAAGAAAGCAGAGCATCTTGCATTTCTTGAATCCGAGGAAGGCGTCGCCTCACTGGAGATCATCGGAAGAGGTGGCTGTGGAGAGGTCTACAAGGCCGCATTGCCTGGCGGCAATGGCAAAATGATCGCAATCAAAAAGGTGCATCATCCGGCGACGGACCCGGCGACTCTCACCGAGGAAGACACGAAGAATCTGGACAAGAAGATGAGGCAGATCAAGTCGGAGTTGGAGACGGTTGGCCACATCCGACACCGGAACTTGCTTCCTCTGCTAGCCTCTGTGGCGCGTCCTGACTGCCACTACCTCGTTTACGAGTATATGGAAAATGGCAGTTTGCAGAACGCGTTAACAAATGCTGCGGAGGGGAAAAAACCGCTGGGTTGGCCGGACAGGCATCGGATTGCTTTGGGAATTGCCGCAGGGTTGAAGTACCTGCACTTCTACCACAGCCCTAGGATCATCCACAGGGACCTGAAGCCTGCAAACGTGCTCCTTGACGACGACCTCGAGCCGAGGATCGCCGATTTCGGTCTGGCGAAGTCGATGCCAGACATGTACACTCACGCGACCACGTCAAATGTCGCCGGAACATTCGGCTACATTGCTCCGGAGTATTACCAGACACTCAAGTTCACTGACAAGTGCGATATCTTCAGCTTCGGGGTGGTGCTGGCCGCGATGGTAACTGGTAAGCAGCCATCCGATGAGTTCTTTCAGCACACCAAAGAGATGAACATGGTAAAGTGGCTGAGGAACGTGATGTCCTCCAAAACCCCGGCGGAAGCCATTGATCCCAATCTCGCTGAGTCCGGCTTCGAGGAGCAGATGCTTCTGGTTCTCAAGATTGCTTGCTTCTGCACCTTTGACGAAGCCAAGAGCAGGCCTAACAGCAAGGAAGTGTACATCATGCTAGCTCAGATCAAGTAAGTGGTTGTATACTTCCATTTACTGCAAGTAAACTGCAGAACAGCAATGGGTACACCTCGTGAAGCTACTTCTTGTCACAGAACACAGTCCTACTACCAGTTGCAGCGTATAGACCCTTCCTTGTATGCTTGTTGTTCTAAGTTAGTAAAGGAATATCTTCCGTGTACTATTTATGGGGTTGTGGTGCTTGGTTAGTTATCATGGTCACCTTTCATGTTAGGAATCTTATctaggagaaaaataattagttgcatctctccctctctcttttatatatatatatatatatatatatatatatatatatatatatatatatataactaaaaatcCAGTTTCTCCATTTGAGAAGTCTTGACCTACCAATAAATACTGAGTGGCGTAACTTTAAATGGCATCAGTAGATGGAAACATCATGGGTTTGAATCCCACAAGAAGTGTTCATTCTCCCAAGATAGAAAAGGTGGACAGGTgctatccttttcctttttccctaaactttttttgcatttggagAACTACTGGTTTTCTTTTGCAGATACATGGTTGGTAAACAACTGAATGAATCGGCAACACATCGTTCAAGCTCCCTGGGGCTCGTATTTTTTACTTTATGACGGTAAAAAATTATTAAGGCAAGAATGCCATACGATCTGAATCTCAATGCATGTAAAATGGTGGCCAGTTCGTTAAGGCTCTGTTTGCACAATCTGTGCAGGatgaatttattttcaaatttgtatggTTTACCCTACAGGCTACAGcatcaaataaaagaaattttaccatgtatttttctttgaaatgggAAAAAATTCCCATGCAAAAAAGTCAGACCTAAAGTCCACGGAAAAAGTTCCATGTCATATAATGGTAATTTTaccctgcatttttttttatgtgcatcaaacaaggccTAAAAGATAATTACATCAACATTCACCTACTTCCCCCTTTTTGTCAAAACCAAGTTCCATCCCTGATCTCATTATCAGGTAAAGGCCAAGGCCAGATCCAGCTCATTATCAGGTAAAGTGCCTTCTCTAGTGACTAAATAGATGGGTTTGAACATGTTGATCATGGCCGGCCAATGTGATGGCctaggtttttatttttctctttctaagtTCAACGTGAGATTATATAAGTCTGATAGGTCCAAAGCTGGCAATCCCTGATCTTGTTATTCTGGCATACGATCCAATCATACAGGGATAATAAACGAGAAGGATATAAAAAACCAGCTCCGGATTTGAATCATACCCTTTTACGCACTATGATAATCATGATCCATTCTGGTATGAGGAATCTTTATCTGAACCTGGTCTGAGTGATCCACCCATGTCATGCGATCTGATGAGTTACTGCTTTATCTGAAGGCGGAATACTTTTCCAAATCACAGACGCATAGAGCTTGACTGACTTCCACATTATTGGCatctcattaatatttcaaCAGCTTGTCATGTCAAGAAGTTGGCTAGAAAACACTCCCAACATCAAAAGCCTATAAATGTATGGCCATGGACGGGttaaaccaattaaaaaaaaaacaagaggaagaaCATGATAAACCAAGAAAACTGGTCCGGCCATTACCTCCATCTTTCTAAATGTCCGATTACTAGAATTTGATACATAGAACTACCTTTTGTCTCAGTGAAGGAAGGAAAACGTAGAGTTGATTGAATGTAGAGACACTTGGAAGACACATATTCACTATGCCATGTTCAAGTTGTTCATCGTTCCTCCTTCTCTAACTCGTAAATACTGATCTACTCAAGCTCATACGTCCAGGAAAAACTTGTGACCATGCAGATCACAGAAGCAGAACCTTCGATACATATTATCATGCATCGCTTTTAGTTGTGTCCCCATAAAACTTTCATATTTTAAGAACCAGCAGCCGTAGCATTCACAATATGTAAGTGCAGCAGCACCGTGCTTTGGCCACCGGGCAGCAATATGAAATGCTGAGATGGACAACAGGGAAGAAGCCAAGAATCTTCGATGCTGCTTCAATAATTGTCCTCATAACCAAAGCCCACAGTGAAAGACCACACTTGGGGTTTCTAATAACAGAAACAAGAAGGCTTCCACTAATCAACAGGGATTGTCTTCTCAGTTGCAAGAGTCATGAGAGGAACCATGACAATAAATATGCAGCAATCCTTTTTCGTTTTGCAAGAAGCAGAGATTGCATCGGAGCGGGAGATAACATGTCCCACATCCCTGAAAACCCTTACAGCATAAAGTGTCAACCCATAGTGTCTTCAAAGCTAGCCCCACATACGAGGCTTGTCCATGTTTGTTCCGCAATGGAACCACCAGTAGAGAACTTTGGATATCTGAGGAAGAAACACAGACTCTTCTGTCACGCAATTGGTAGCGTCAGTGATAAAGTCAGCTCCAAGACCAGCCGAAGATGTCTTTTTTAATCATGATGGAAgccaggaaaaagaaaaataaaagaaaaagatccagttgtatttcctttggcatgGTTGAAGAAACTCAAACAAGCATTAAGTCCTTGTAGGGATAAAAAGATCATCATGTTCTTGATGTAGTAATGTCAGCTACCAATGCCAGTGCCTCTGAGTTAACCACACACAGCTGAGAAGAGCATAGGATAATCCATTTTCAGCTTGGCCAGCGAGAGTTGTTCTCAAACACCTCGAAATTGGGGAATGACAACTAAATTTTACTGAAATGTGTTGTTTGGCATAAAGTTGTAGAGGTCTGTCTTAACGTCAAATGCCTTTTGAAAAGAACCAATTCGGAGGCCTAACTACTGCTCATGTAAAGTCAGAAAGAAGATGATGTGGACCAAACATTACAAAAGCAAATGCTTCCCCAGAAATGAGGATCAGGTTGATCTGGAGGCTGTATTTGATTTGCGCATGACAGACCAAACAGAGTTCAGCTCTGCAGAACTTGTGAAAAACCACCCAGTCTTGCACCATCACAAGGTTGCTGCTGAAGATATGAGAAGGTCTCCACTTTTAGACATCCCCAAATGATTTCTATACAAGAGAATATGGAGACACTATGTAATATATCTTCTGAATAACGTAATCATCCCCAGAAAATCAACCAATATCTTAATCCTTACTAGTCTTTTAGATGAGGTTTTCATCGAGTCATCATATTACCGGAAGATATAGATCAATTGCAAGCATAACATACAAAACAAACAATAATCCTTAATCCGGTCACATATATATGCTTAAAAACCTGGCAGCGCAGGACTGCATTAAGCATACAGCAATATGGCAATATCATGACTCTCCTTCCCTTGGCCGGCTGCAAATAATCTGTGGCCAATTCATCATATGATAACGTCGTTACATCAACAACTACAAACCTCATACATTCTAAGCAACACACAGAAACTCATGGCAAATGAGAGAGATGcaattgagagaaagagagacagttGCGCAACTAAAAATCTACTCCACTAACTAGGAATAATTCCTTGCAACAAAGTATTTTCAGCATCATATGGGACAAATGCTTGACTCCTGATCTTAGGAATCCAAATCAGTGAAATACTtcacatttatttcaaatttattttgctCTTATCAAATTCTAACATCACCGCCATCACTTCCTGCTTACTCAATTACATAATGCCCTCAAGAAACATAGAGAAAAGCCACAAGACAGTCTCTCTTACGGGTTGACCACCAGTTCAAGATTGATCTTGTCAACAAATTCCTCAAACCAGTTACATCAAACTCATGCTCTTGTAGATCTCACAgagaaaaaaagtcaaaaacaatGCAGCGTAATAGTTGATAATATGATGAAACCATGTCTTGAAATAATTCTTACCCTCTACAACCAATTGATACTCAGTTCCCAAGGTGAAGGTACAACCAATTTGTGTTGTTCAGAAGACATCGAATGAGAAAAGGGAATATAGTCATCCTTGATCCAAAAGATCCTAAACCATTGCTTCCAACTTCTGTTCTTGTTAAGTAGAATCAATTTGATTATTATTGTATGTTGTTACATTAAACACATGTCAACAGAATTGCAGACAAGGATGTCCCACCGATCAAAAAAATCAGAGAAATAGTCTACAAATTCAGTATCTGTCAAAAATCTGTGACTGTGAATGTGACGATTTTTAGACAGATACTTTTATCATGTCCATACACATGTCTACCAAAGCTCAAAAAACAATCCCATCGTAAAAAATACTGCAAGCAACATGTTCTTGCATcacatacaaataaatttaaatcacaTTGTTGTGTTTCAAATCTATGAATCATGTGGTAACTAGTAAGTGAATCAAACAGCACCTGATATGATTTTTAATAACCATTTTCCCCCTGCACAAGGGGATGAAAGGCGCTTCTTCAGTCCCAAACAGACACCtgcacaagaaatggaagaggaGAGTCCTTCCAACCATGCTTGCACTTCAGTTCCAGGAACTTCTTGAAAGCATCAAATCTACACATGAACAACTTTAGCTTGTCACACGTGAACAATTTCTTTCCAAAGAGATATAAGCAGTTTGGCCTTTTGCCTCAACCTCCTACAGTCTAAATTTGATTACATATCTTACAAGCTTATTCTTCACTACAAAGCCTCATTGTGTTTCTCATATTTCTCCAAACAGAATAAATCAGTTTGAGTACAAGTTTCATTTTTTCGCCCCACTCCAAGCAGTTTACACAGAAGCATTGAAGTTGATCTCCACACTGATTCCAAACATTTTGTCTATCGGCATTTGGCATTTCTTCCTCTCAAAGAAACCTTGCTCCTTATGCATACTCATCATCTCCAAAATGGAACTGCTGAACCTCTAACCTTTGCTTCAGTGCGACCTTCCAACTACCCCTTTCTGTTAACCAGGAAGGCCTTCACCTTCTTCAACAATTTATGAAATGCCATACTTAACAACCAAAGCCCCAGGAAACATGAATTATTCATTGCATGTTAATTTTAAGTACTCACAGCAACAGCATGTTGGCAAACTGAAGAGTAAATTATGAGATTAACTATTGTTTATGTGATTAACAATTTGACATGACACAACTATCCAGTGTATGCACAATGCTCACTGGCGATTTCTTTTAGTAATCGATTTTGTAAGTATGTCATCATTAAGCAGCCTCCCAGTCTAACGAATCACCCAAATAATTATCTTTAGCATCAGTCCTCACATGCCCTCCATATTATTGAAAGAAGCCATTTCCTGCTAGGAAAATGGTGAATTGTGTATAGGATGACCAAGACTTTCAGCCCAACCTTGAACATGAAAGCAGAACAAAAATATTGATGAGGTACTTTGATTCTTCTCAGTGAAATAACCAATTACCAGCATGAATTTCTGGTGGGTTCAGTTCAAGATGCTGGGTAAAACTAACAAAATCTCACagcaagaaaaaatcaaagtaaCAAAATgtttaggaaaaagaaaaggctgcAGATAAAGTAAGCTGAACATGCACTAAATTTATGCAACTGTAGCAGAATCATATCTATTAACCATAAAATTGCTAATGCAAATGCTAAGTTGTCAACATCAACAGCTAATATGATAAcaagatacaaaaaaaatatgctcATAAACGATACTGACTAGCAAGAATAAATTTCTAGCTCACTCTTCCTGTTTTTCGTTGTCTGGGGGTAGAACGTGTTTGTGCGGTCCTTAACTGGATGCTAGAATTAGCAAGACTCAACATTTCCATT
This window of the Nymphaea colorata isolate Beijing-Zhang1983 chromosome 2, ASM883128v2, whole genome shotgun sequence genome carries:
- the LOC116249269 gene encoding leucine-rich repeat receptor-like serine/threonine/tyrosine-protein kinase SOBIR1: MDNRPVGFFFVNLFVSLASVGVASGALSTQELNALGSLRNHLAGLRSLWGTSESPCHWTGITCETLPDPISQTTRVTRIVLESKRLQGVIPPEIGGLAALKVLSLRGNEISGRIPAEIGGCQQLQELNLRGNLLSGEVPPELSLLRRLSSLDLSTNRFSGEIAFLERLSGLEFLSLSRNRFVGKIPSQLRHLPRLRWVDFSGNDLEEEVPLSLSRSTGKRLRFSGNSARGMLPSIRSRKNFSPKRFLSAENLSPDSPPSAHLNGSTRSRNSSSRSSALSSSPAPSPQPHQNSEHKHNHRFWILGFAIGWLLGMVFGVIFSVIVRIIVKIIRGRNKQTGPIIYSPLIKKAEHLAFLESEEGVASLEIIGRGGCGEVYKAALPGGNGKMIAIKKVHHPATDPATLTEEDTKNLDKKMRQIKSELETVGHIRHRNLLPLLASVARPDCHYLVYEYMENGSLQNALTNAAEGKKPLGWPDRHRIALGIAAGLKYLHFYHSPRIIHRDLKPANVLLDDDLEPRIADFGLAKSMPDMYTHATTSNVAGTFGYIAPEYYQTLKFTDKCDIFSFGVVLAAMVTGKQPSDEFFQHTKEMNMVKWLRNVMSSKTPAEAIDPNLAESGFEEQMLLVLKIACFCTFDEAKSRPNSKEVYIMLAQIK